A single region of the Vicia villosa cultivar HV-30 ecotype Madison, WI linkage group LG4, Vvil1.0, whole genome shotgun sequence genome encodes:
- the LOC131594723 gene encoding heparanase-like protein 3, whose amino-acid sequence MGSLFQILGLVYLACFGFFAVGTVSESVKKGSVVIDGSSVIGNIDDDFVCATLDWWPPQKCDYGTCSWGLASLLNLDLNNKLFLNAVKAFTPLKLRLGGSLQDKVIYGTDDYIQSCTPFVRNESEMFGFTQGCLPMPRWDELNDFFQKAGAKIVFGLSALNGKSIHSGSAVGPWNYSNAESFIKYTVGKNYDIHGWELGNELSGSGVGTRISADQYASDFASLSNIVQNAYKDIEPKPLVIAPGGFFDATWFKEFITKSGNSLDVVTHHIYNLGPGVDTHLVERILNPSYLDGEKSTFKALKDVLGSTGTSATSWVGESGGAYNSGHHLVSDAFVYSFWYLDQLGMSASYDTKTYCRQSLIGGNYGLLNTTNFHPNPDYYSALLWHRLMGRRVLSTTFSGTNKIRAYAHCAKQSKGITILLINLDNSTTIEATFGSTNSLSYRKMSYSSKIMKLPLRSTSETAREEYHLTSPNGNLHSQTMLLNGNVLTVNSDGDIPPLEPIFVNSSKPIRVAPFSIVFSHIPDAVLSACS is encoded by the exons ATGGGTTCTTTGTTTCAGATTCTGGGTCTGGTGTATTTGgcatgttttggtttttttgCTGTGGGCACAGTGAGTGAAAGTGTGAAGAAAGGGAGTGTTGTTATTGATGGGAGTTCTGTGATTGGGAAcattgatgatgattttgtttgtgCTACTTTGGATTGGTGGCCTCCTCAGAAATGTGATTATGGGACCTGTAGTTGGGGTCTTGCTTCTCTTCTCAATCTG GATCTCAACAACAAGCTTTTTTTAAATGCTGTGAAAG CCTTTACGCCGTTGAAACTGAGATTAGGCGGAAGTTTGCAAGATAAGGTGATATATGGGACTGATGATTACATACAATCATGCACTCCTTTTGTTCGAAACGAATCGGAAATGTTTGGATTCACACAAGGGTGCCTCCCAATGCCGAGATGGGATGAACTTAATGATTTCTTCCAGAAAGCAGG GGCTAAGATTGTGTTTGGATTGAGTGCTCTTAATGGAAAGTCAATCCATTCTGGTTCTGCAGTAGGTCCTTGGAACTACTCCAACGCCGAATCGTTTATTAAATACACTGTTGGGAAGAACTATGACATTCATGGATGGGAACTTG GCAATGAATTGAGCGGAAGTGGTGTTGGAACACGTATTTCAGCAGACCAATATGCTTCTGATTTTGCTTCTTTAAGCAACATTGTTCAGAATGCGTATAAAGACATTGAGCCTAAGCCATTAGTCATTGCTCCCGGAGGTTTCTTTGATGCAACATGGTTCAAGGAGTTTATAACCAAATCTGGCAACTCTTTGGATGTCGTCACGCACCACATTTATAACCTTGGACCAG GAGTTGATACGCACCTTGTGGAAAGAATTCTGAATCCTTCATATCTTGACGGAGAGAAAAGTACATTCAAAGCCCTGAAAGATGTACTTGGAAGTACAGGAACTTCAGCAACATCGTGGGTTGGTGAGTCCGGCGGGGCTTATAACAGTGGCCATCATCTTGTATCCGACGCATTTGTGTATAGTTTTTG GTATTTGGATCAACTCGGCATGTCTGCGTCATACGATACTAAAACATATTGCAGACAAAGTTTGATAGGAGGAAACTATGGTTTACTCAATACTACCAATTTCCATCCAAATCCAGATTATTATAG TGCTCTTCTTTGGCACCGACTCATGGGAAGACGCGTACTATCAACTACCTTCTCAGGGACAAACAAGATACGAGCTTATGCACACTGCGCAAAACAATCC AAAGGAATCACCATACTATTGATCAACCTCGACAACAGCACAACCATTGAAGCAACATTTGGCAGCACTAACAGTTTGTCGTACCGAAAGATGtcttatagttcaaaaataatgAAACTACCTCTTCGCAGTACAAGTGAAACAGCAAGAGAAGAGTATCATCTAACTTCACCAAATGGAAACTTACATAGCCAAACCATGTTACTGAATGGAAATGTTTTAACTGTAAATTCAGATGGTGATATCCCTCCTTTGGAGCCGATATTTGTAAACTCGTCAAAGCCGATTAGGGTTGCTCCTTTCTCGATTGTATTTTCTCATATACCTGATGCTGTTCTTTCGGCTTGCAGCTAG